In Spirochaetota bacterium, the following are encoded in one genomic region:
- a CDS encoding iron ABC transporter permease, which produces MSYNPKIYFIKQVIPKILSLLLVGILFYPILPLFLSIFTPSSKNFEHIVNLFIIDHTITTILLLLFVALFSFLIALCASILVSFYKFPFSNNFKFLLILPLTIPTYFGAYIYDKIFDYSGIINSNMRNIFHINHFLSFDLFSFWGGVFIFTLFLFPYLFIILLSFFRKHMAELIEVARTLGASPFTILIHIIMPLAKFPIISGVTMIMMEIINDFGVTSYLGIQTFSASIFKAWFSLNDIALASKLSGYLVPVIFLFLILSKKYSSKNSLSFVSNHEPSPFPLKGKYAFLATGFCSIIFIISYVLPVLILGYYSYFAFIKYPIWNTLAVMFQTIFLILISTLILLVLGLFLAYQNRRKTSIYTELFSLQYALPSIIIAVAILNTYFQLESWNIFPVGTATKLQNLFVLVIFAYVTRFMILSYNVSFSAFKKIGFEYQQISQTLGYTKFQTFFKIELPLILPSILIGSTIIMIDLFKELPLTLFLSPFNFETLSTSTHNYVVNEMFTESTPSALVLIFIIGFVTWGLFRYSYYSNKGKKL; this is translated from the coding sequence ATGTCTTACAATCCAAAAATATATTTTATCAAACAAGTTATACCCAAAATTTTGTCTTTATTATTAGTAGGAATATTATTTTATCCTATTCTTCCTTTATTTTTAAGTATTTTCACACCTTCTAGCAAAAATTTTGAACATATTGTTAATTTATTTATCATAGATCATACCATAACTACTATTTTGTTACTATTATTTGTAGCATTATTTAGCTTTTTGATTGCTTTATGTGCTAGTATTTTAGTAAGTTTTTACAAATTTCCCTTTAGTAATAATTTCAAATTTTTACTTATACTCCCTCTAACTATTCCTACTTATTTTGGAGCTTATATTTATGATAAAATTTTTGATTATTCAGGTATTATCAATTCTAATATGAGAAACATTTTTCATATCAATCATTTCCTATCTTTTGATCTTTTTAGTTTTTGGGGTGGTGTTTTTATCTTTACCCTGTTTTTATTTCCTTATCTTTTTATTATATTATTATCTTTCTTTAGAAAACATATGGCAGAACTTATAGAAGTTGCTCGCACCTTAGGAGCTTCTCCTTTCACAATATTAATTCATATTATTATGCCTTTAGCTAAATTCCCTATTATTAGTGGAGTAACAATGATTATGATGGAAATTATCAATGATTTCGGTGTTACTTCTTATCTGGGTATACAAACCTTCAGTGCTAGTATTTTCAAAGCATGGTTTAGCCTAAATGATATAGCTCTTGCATCTAAGTTATCAGGTTATTTGGTGCCTGTTATTTTTCTTTTTTTAATACTTTCAAAAAAATATAGTTCAAAAAATTCTCTTTCTTTTGTATCCAATCATGAACCTAGCCCTTTTCCTCTCAAAGGAAAATATGCTTTTTTGGCTACAGGATTTTGTAGTATTATTTTTATCATTTCTTATGTGCTTCCTGTATTAATTTTAGGATACTATAGTTACTTTGCCTTTATAAAATATCCTATATGGAATACACTAGCTGTAATGTTTCAAACAATATTCTTGATTCTTATCTCAACGCTTATCTTATTGGTGTTGGGTTTATTTCTAGCATATCAAAATCGTCGTAAGACCTCTATTTATACAGAATTATTTTCTTTACAGTATGCGCTACCTAGTATTATTATTGCAGTAGCTATTTTAAATACTTATTTTCAATTAGAATCTTGGAATATATTCCCTGTGGGTACTGCTACAAAATTACAAAATCTATTTGTTCTAGTAATTTTTGCCTATGTGACTCGTTTTATGATTCTCAGTTATAATGTATCTTTTAGTGCTTTCAAAAAAATAGGATTTGAGTATCAACAAATATCTCAAACATTAGGATATACAAAATTTCAGACATTCTTCAAAATAGAATTACCTCTTATTTTACCCTCTATATTAATTGGCTCAACGATTATTATGATAGATCTTTTCAAAGAACTTCCACTAACCTTGTTCTTAAGTCCTTTTAATTTTGAAACCTTATCTACCAGTACGCATAATTATGTAGTTAATGAAATGTTTACAGAATCTACCCCCTCAGCCTTAGTTTTAATTTTTATTATAGGGTTCGTTACTTGGGGGCTTTTTAGATACAGTTATTATTCAAATAAAGGAAAAAAATTATGA
- a CDS encoding ABC transporter ATP-binding protein has product MKLQLENISFRYPTAKTNTINNLSFSLNDKAITAIMGASGAGKSTLLRLIVGLETPQSGQIILNDKILKDNFTNIPTEYRNIGMVFQNYMLFPHMTVYENISFGLDAIKKMTKEQKIERCHDILKLIELTPFRDTYPQYLSGGQQQRVALGRALAPMPKLLLLDEPFSNLDAFLRNKIQKELQDILNRAQVTTILVTHNVSDLQIADHIVLLSPDTIRTGTFSELRNDANCPLVNHLLQ; this is encoded by the coding sequence ATGAAATTACAATTAGAGAATATTTCTTTTCGTTATCCAACTGCCAAAACAAATACCATTAACAATCTCTCTTTCAGTTTGAATGACAAAGCAATCACTGCTATTATGGGGGCTAGTGGTGCTGGTAAAAGCACTTTATTAAGACTTATTGTTGGTTTAGAAACTCCTCAATCAGGGCAAATTATTTTAAATGATAAGATACTCAAAGATAATTTTACTAATATTCCCACAGAATATAGAAATATAGGTATGGTATTTCAAAATTATATGCTTTTCCCACACATGACAGTATACGAAAATATTTCTTTCGGATTAGATGCTATCAAAAAAATGACTAAAGAACAAAAAATAGAACGCTGTCATGACATACTTAAACTCATAGAATTAACTCCATTTCGAGATACTTATCCGCAATACTTATCGGGTGGACAACAACAACGAGTTGCTTTAGGTCGTGCGTTGGCACCTATGCCCAAACTACTTTTACTAGATGAGCCTTTTTCTAATTTAGATGCTTTTTTACGAAATAAAATTCAAAAAGAACTTCAAGATATTCTAAACAGAGCTCAAGTAACTACCATTTTAGTTACGCATAATGTTTCTGATCTACAAATTGCTGATCATATTGTGCTACTCAGTCCAGATACTATTAGAACAGGAACTTTTTCTGAATTACGAAATGATGCCAATTGTCCTCTTGTAAATCATCTTCTACAATAA
- a CDS encoding YfcC family protein, with protein sequence MTKFKFKTPHVFTVILFLTLITAILTWFVPAGQYEYTLNTEVGREVPIPGTYNRIEQQPQGLWDVLQAPIKGFYDSKDIALFIFIIGGFLALILHTGALDAGINTTIKHYKGKELLIIPILMFIMALGGTTFGLAEETLSFYPLLIPVMLVLGFDTLTAVAILLVGSNVGVLNSTVNPFATGVASGIAGISIGDGLFLRLGTLMVQLSLLCIIIINYAKKIKKNPSLSLVATMKEENEKFFLNQDDNKVGLEFTTRRKIILVVFGLTFFIMSLGVIPWGSKFGITIFDELALAIRGIPFIGMVLGNLPALGTWWFGEISTLFIISTIICGKINGMHEKELITVFLNGVKDMVPVALIVGLSRGLTIVMDTGGMTATLLSWGEIGLTNLNQGFFIIGAYIFFIPLGFLVPSTSGLATLTMPIFTPLAELANVPPSLIVTAFQSASGMANLITPTSSVVIGGLTLARVDYSIWLKFCGKIWLVLFVTTCMQLLIGLYI encoded by the coding sequence ATGACAAAATTTAAATTCAAAACGCCTCATGTATTTACTGTTATTTTGTTTCTTACACTGATAACAGCAATATTGACATGGTTTGTACCAGCTGGTCAATATGAATATACTTTGAATACAGAAGTAGGTAGAGAAGTTCCTATTCCAGGAACTTATAATAGAATAGAACAACAACCACAAGGTTTGTGGGATGTATTGCAAGCTCCTATTAAAGGTTTTTATGACTCTAAAGATATTGCTTTATTTATTTTTATAATAGGTGGATTTCTTGCTCTTATCTTACATACAGGTGCATTGGATGCAGGGATTAATACGACTATCAAACACTACAAAGGTAAAGAATTGTTGATTATTCCTATTTTAATGTTTATTATGGCATTAGGCGGAACTACTTTTGGATTAGCAGAAGAAACATTATCTTTTTATCCTCTGTTAATTCCTGTAATGTTAGTTTTAGGGTTTGATACACTAACAGCTGTAGCTATACTGTTGGTAGGATCTAATGTTGGCGTTTTGAACTCAACGGTAAATCCTTTTGCAACAGGAGTTGCTTCTGGTATTGCTGGAATATCTATTGGAGATGGTCTGTTTTTACGCTTGGGAACATTAATGGTACAATTATCATTACTTTGTATTATTATTATAAATTATGCAAAAAAAATTAAAAAAAATCCTAGCCTTTCTTTGGTTGCAACAATGAAAGAAGAAAATGAGAAATTTTTCTTAAATCAAGATGATAATAAAGTAGGCCTTGAATTTACCACTCGTCGTAAAATAATTCTCGTTGTTTTTGGATTAACATTTTTTATAATGTCTTTGGGTGTTATACCCTGGGGAAGTAAATTTGGTATTACAATATTTGATGAATTAGCTCTTGCTATTCGTGGTATTCCTTTTATAGGAATGGTTCTTGGTAATTTACCAGCATTAGGTACTTGGTGGTTTGGTGAAATTTCAACATTGTTTATTATTTCTACGATTATTTGTGGAAAAATTAATGGAATGCACGAAAAAGAACTTATCACTGTGTTTCTCAATGGAGTCAAAGATATGGTTCCTGTCGCTTTAATTGTTGGTCTCTCCCGTGGTTTAACTATTGTAATGGATACTGGTGGAATGACAGCAACACTATTATCTTGGGGCGAAATAGGATTAACAAATCTTAATCAAGGATTTTTTATTATTGGTGCTTATATTTTCTTTATACCACTTGGATTTTTAGTGCCTTCTACTTCAGGACTTGCAACACTTACTATGCCTATTTTCACCCCTTTAGCGGAATTAGCTAATGTCCCTCCAAGTTTGATAGTTACAGCTTTTCAATCAGCATCAGGAATGGCTAACTTGATCACACCAACTTCTTCTGTAGTTATAGGAGGATTAACATTAGCAAGAGTTGATTATTCTATTTGGTTGAAGTTCTGTGGTAAAATATGGCTTGTATTATTTGTTACGACTTGTATGCAATTATTAATAGGGCTCTATATCTAA
- a CDS encoding Sapep family Mn(2+)-dependent dipeptidase, with translation MNIREDLIKEYKILKSHIIQTVKESVAYPSILNESEDNTNTSHPFGIEIEKCLDHMLGTCKQLGFKTFKDPKGYYGYAEIGEGKELMGILGHLDVVPVDDIEKWDSDPFTLVEKDGDLIARGTSDDKGPTIVALYAAKALMNLGYTFNKRIRFIFGTDEESLWRCITRYCEIEEIPSIGFTPDSKFPVIYAEKGLWQVVLTGKGEDININGGGAFNSVPNSIEYKDIKQEELIASLKRNNFEYELIDKGIKILGKTAHAQDTEKGINPIQRLLFCLKEIGMSTPTIEFITSKFALSPFAEPIFGVLKDEVSGELKCNLARIEVDKNQSKLYFDLRIPVTFEMNEIISKFNEVANNNGFESIQHDRLNSLYVSKDDYLVKTLCEIYGEETNFDTTPLAMGGATYSRAMKNFVTYGMVFPDSPKTAHLANEHITIKDIDRAFIIYGRAIHKLSQ, from the coding sequence ATGAATATTCGAGAAGATTTAATAAAAGAATATAAGATTTTAAAATCTCATATTATTCAGACAGTTAAAGAAAGTGTTGCTTATCCAAGTATTTTGAATGAATCAGAAGATAATACCAATACTTCGCATCCTTTTGGTATTGAAATAGAAAAATGTTTGGACCATATGCTTGGTACTTGTAAACAGCTGGGATTTAAGACATTTAAAGACCCTAAAGGATATTATGGCTATGCAGAAATCGGTGAAGGTAAAGAATTAATGGGGATTTTAGGTCATTTAGATGTTGTTCCTGTAGATGATATTGAGAAATGGGATAGCGATCCTTTTACTTTGGTAGAGAAAGATGGTGATCTTATTGCTCGAGGTACTTCTGATGACAAAGGCCCTACCATTGTCGCATTATATGCCGCTAAAGCTCTGATGAATTTGGGTTATACTTTTAATAAAAGAATTCGTTTTATTTTTGGTACAGATGAGGAAAGTCTTTGGCGTTGTATTACTCGCTATTGTGAAATAGAAGAAATTCCTAGTATAGGATTTACACCTGATTCTAAATTCCCTGTTATTTATGCTGAAAAAGGACTTTGGCAAGTTGTACTAACTGGTAAGGGTGAAGATATAAATATCAATGGTGGAGGAGCTTTTAATTCAGTTCCCAATTCTATTGAATACAAAGATATAAAACAAGAAGAGCTTATTGCTTCTCTGAAACGCAATAATTTTGAATATGAATTGATTGATAAGGGTATAAAAATACTAGGTAAAACAGCTCATGCTCAAGATACTGAAAAGGGTATTAATCCTATTCAACGATTGCTCTTTTGTCTCAAAGAAATAGGAATGAGTACACCAACTATTGAATTTATTACGAGTAAATTTGCTTTATCGCCTTTTGCAGAACCGATTTTTGGAGTACTTAAAGATGAAGTTTCTGGAGAATTAAAATGTAATCTTGCTCGTATAGAAGTTGATAAAAATCAATCAAAATTATATTTTGATCTGAGAATACCGGTGACTTTTGAGATGAATGAAATTATTTCTAAATTCAATGAAGTAGCTAACAATAATGGATTTGAATCAATACAACATGACAGATTAAATTCTCTTTATGTATCTAAAGATGATTATCTTGTAAAAACTTTATGTGAGATTTATGGAGAAGAAACAAATTTTGATACAACCCCACTAGCAATGGGCGGTGCTACATATTCTCGTGCTATGAAAAATTTTGTTACTTATGGAATGGTATTTCCAGATAGTCCTAAAACGGCTCATTTAGCAAACGAACATATTACCATAAAAGACATTGATAGAGCTTTTATAATTTATGGAAGAGCTATTCACAAATTATCACAATAG
- the gatA gene encoding Asp-tRNA(Asn)/Glu-tRNA(Gln) amidotransferase subunit GatA produces MSLVTKKIYELSTMLSSKEISSLELTQAYLDNIQQDNKNIIPTNAYITVTPELALEGAKKADKKIQSHTHTSLTGIPLGVKDLINVKDIPMTCASKILTGYISSYDATVIQKLIRNEGMPHLGKLNMDEFAMGSSNETSYYGAVKNPHNREFSPGGSSGGSAAAIAGNLAPITLGTDTGGSIRQPAAFCGCVGFKPTYGRISRYGATAFASSLDQIGPIAKCVTDATMLYQAMAGYDPKDSTSSKNPIEIINNSKDIKGLKIGLPKEFFVDALDNEIKEQVLQTAKELEKQGAILSEVSIPYIKHAPAIYYIIAPAEASANLERFDGIRYGNREMANILSETYIKSRTEGFGSEVKRRIILGTFILSSESYDSFFLKAQQVRSVLIEEYTKAFDSVDLLLGPTTPTPAFKINEKIHDPVSMYLNDIFTISANLVGTPAISIPIGLSKSQQLPIGLQLTARCFDEAALFKGAHAIESLFL; encoded by the coding sequence ATGTCTCTTGTTACAAAAAAAATTTATGAACTATCTACTATGTTATCATCAAAAGAAATTTCATCTCTAGAATTAACGCAAGCATATTTAGATAATATTCAACAAGATAACAAAAATATTATTCCTACAAACGCATATATTACTGTTACTCCAGAACTTGCATTAGAAGGTGCCAAAAAAGCTGATAAAAAAATTCAAAGTCATACTCATACCTCATTGACTGGAATACCTTTAGGTGTCAAAGATTTAATTAATGTAAAAGATATACCTATGACTTGTGCGTCTAAAATATTAACAGGTTATATATCTTCTTACGATGCAACTGTTATCCAAAAATTAATTAGAAATGAAGGAATGCCTCATTTAGGTAAATTAAATATGGATGAGTTTGCTATGGGGTCGTCCAATGAAACTTCTTATTATGGTGCTGTAAAAAATCCCCATAATAGAGAATTTAGTCCTGGTGGCTCTTCGGGTGGTTCAGCTGCAGCCATCGCAGGTAATCTTGCTCCTATTACTTTGGGTACAGATACAGGTGGTTCTATACGTCAGCCAGCAGCATTTTGTGGTTGTGTTGGTTTCAAACCTACTTATGGTCGTATATCTCGTTATGGAGCAACAGCATTTGCTTCTTCTTTAGATCAAATTGGCCCTATTGCTAAATGTGTTACTGATGCTACCATGCTATATCAAGCTATGGCAGGTTACGATCCAAAAGATAGTACTTCTTCAAAAAATCCAATTGAAATTATTAATAATTCTAAAGACATCAAAGGATTAAAAATAGGTTTACCAAAAGAATTTTTTGTAGATGCCTTAGATAATGAAATTAAAGAACAAGTTTTACAAACTGCTAAAGAATTAGAAAAACAAGGTGCTATTTTATCTGAAGTTTCTATCCCTTATATAAAACATGCACCTGCAATTTATTATATTATTGCTCCAGCAGAAGCTTCAGCAAATCTTGAACGTTTTGATGGTATTAGATACGGTAATAGAGAAATGGCTAATATACTATCAGAAACATATATTAAAAGTCGTACAGAAGGTTTTGGATCTGAAGTAAAACGTCGTATTATACTAGGAACATTTATTCTATCTTCAGAGTCTTATGATTCATTTTTTTTAAAAGCACAACAAGTACGTAGTGTATTAATAGAAGAATACACTAAAGCTTTTGATAGTGTTGATTTATTATTAGGGCCGACAACACCTACACCTGCTTTCAAAATTAATGAAAAAATCCATGATCCTGTATCTATGTATCTTAACGATATTTTCACTATATCTGCAAATTTAGTAGGAACTCCGGCTATTTCTATCCCTATAGGATTATCAAAATCTCAACAATTACCAATAGGATTACAACTTACTGCTCGTTGTTTTGATGAAGCAGCTTTATTTAAAGGTGCTCATGCTATAGAATCTTTATTTCTATAA
- a CDS encoding ankyrin repeat domain-containing protein → MKNILLLYLLILSPYVFAQDITAQEINEQDVVLDDEYEYDSEYDGEYVYTDNPDQTLQSALDTATTRVAEAIKVASDMLSQVQGAITKKEELTKNGIISGVIVMPMASIEEENFIIELKNKIDTGQNIEDSDINGNTPMMVAASKGYANAVNFTISNGADVNNRGRLGQTALINAIRKKDLLIIRLLLDNQANINTFDADKRTALMVAGEIGDLGIFSYLVDKGALAALRDIHGKTVLNYVIENGHINIVQYLIENKFDINSIDKNGRTPIIHALRNNNIDIALFLIEKGANISYKDSALMSPLIYASRLGSTKLIDALLLRGAEINDKDDNGRTPLMYAVNSKNINIVKTLIQKGADLNTQDKTGWTALMFAASEGLLDIVKDLIKAGAGLNIQNIYGQTALIRSIIWGQVTIAKYLIGKGALTSITDNSEKNAAMWAGERGNEELLNYLIQEANPSVVK, encoded by the coding sequence ATGAAAAATATTTTATTATTGTATTTATTAATATTATCTCCTTATGTTTTTGCTCAAGATATTACAGCTCAAGAGATCAATGAACAAGATGTAGTTCTAGATGATGAATATGAGTATGATAGCGAGTATGATGGTGAATATGTATATACTGATAATCCTGATCAAACACTCCAATCAGCTTTAGATACAGCAACAACAAGAGTTGCTGAAGCTATTAAAGTTGCAAGTGATATGTTATCACAAGTGCAAGGAGCTATTACAAAAAAAGAAGAACTAACTAAAAATGGAATAATTTCTGGTGTCATTGTTATGCCGATGGCTTCTATAGAAGAAGAAAATTTTATTATTGAATTAAAAAATAAAATTGATACTGGGCAAAATATTGAAGATTCTGATATTAATGGAAATACACCAATGATGGTTGCTGCTAGTAAAGGTTATGCTAATGCTGTAAATTTTACTATTAGTAATGGAGCTGATGTTAATAATAGAGGTCGTTTAGGTCAAACAGCACTGATTAATGCTATCAGAAAAAAAGATTTATTAATTATTAGATTACTGTTGGATAATCAAGCAAATATTAACACTTTTGATGCTGATAAAAGAACAGCGTTAATGGTTGCTGGTGAAATAGGAGATTTAGGAATCTTCTCGTATTTAGTTGATAAAGGCGCTTTAGCTGCTTTAAGAGATATTCATGGTAAAACAGTATTAAATTATGTTATTGAAAATGGTCATATAAATATTGTTCAATACCTTATAGAAAATAAATTTGATATTAATTCTATAGATAAAAATGGTAGAACACCTATTATTCATGCTTTAAGAAATAATAATATTGATATTGCACTATTTCTTATTGAAAAGGGAGCAAATATATCATACAAAGATAGTGCATTAATGTCACCATTAATTTATGCATCACGCTTAGGTAGTACAAAACTAATTGATGCTCTCTTATTAAGAGGTGCTGAAATTAATGATAAAGATGATAATGGAAGAACACCACTTATGTATGCTGTTAACTCTAAAAATATAAATATTGTTAAAACGCTAATACAAAAAGGTGCAGATCTTAATACACAAGATAAAACTGGTTGGACAGCGTTAATGTTTGCTGCTAGTGAGGGACTTTTAGATATTGTTAAAGACCTTATTAAAGCTGGTGCTGGTTTAAATATTCAAAATATCTATGGGCAAACAGCTCTTATTCGTTCTATTATTTGGGGACAAGTAACTATAGCTAAATATTTAATAGGAAAAGGAGCATTGACTTCTATTACTGATAATTCTGAAAAAAATGCAGCAATGTGGGCTGGAGAAAGAGGTAATGAAGAGTTATTGAATTATCTTATTCAAGAAGCGAATCCTTCAGTAGTAAAATAA
- a CDS encoding phosphoenolpyruvate carboxykinase, with translation MPKEFDIIRAGALLDFNLKYCHSSFELLESKGFNRILNMYLEVSEKNRSIVYSYLTSIYNEKDLQEVLVSMLKVLSIQELDDEYPLYKKFIQDIAKFNTFIDELYSFWLKIERYAIFYYDRNSRSGLAKGELIIAIDELTNLIIDTRRSIKKHVSFKVSMVLRQSRSSVNAGISLAKVPWKCPSNYGNINEIPFIQELVLMPPFIVYPKMNTRKGTFNEINYNPIENIQLDLNDWFCYPIKVGAYLVFTYFPRDFMSQGITLCNLFETAAPTEYENKKPDMVYVYAFNDQDSKLKTDFFHDKKNDIMVGFINKSDDIDYFGYMKKMLLTLHNVKALGNKELPIHGAMVKITLKNGINKNVVIMGDSGAGKSESLEAFRSLTQDYLQKMVIIFDDMGIFKLNEGKPLAYGTEIGAFVRLDDLDQGYAYKELDRSIFMNPDKINARVIIPVSTYEEITAGEPVDYFLYANNYSNSEQAITFFDKIDDALEVFISGKRMAKGTTSESGIVESFFANPFGPVQRQEETLTLIDAYFKDMFNKKVKVGMIHTKLGIPGHEQSGPKDAAKSLFEMILNEK, from the coding sequence ATGCCAAAAGAATTTGATATTATACGAGCAGGTGCTTTACTCGATTTTAATTTAAAATATTGTCACTCTTCTTTTGAATTATTAGAGAGTAAAGGTTTCAACCGTATACTTAATATGTATTTAGAAGTTAGTGAAAAAAATAGAAGTATTGTTTACAGCTATCTCACTTCTATATATAACGAAAAAGATTTACAAGAAGTCTTAGTTAGTATGCTCAAAGTATTATCTATCCAAGAACTTGATGACGAATATCCTCTATATAAAAAATTCATCCAAGATATAGCGAAATTCAATACATTTATAGACGAGCTTTATTCTTTTTGGTTAAAAATTGAAAGGTATGCTATTTTTTATTATGATAGAAATTCTCGTTCTGGACTTGCTAAAGGAGAATTAATTATTGCTATTGATGAATTAACAAACCTTATAATTGATACTCGTCGTAGTATCAAAAAACATGTGTCATTCAAAGTTAGTATGGTTCTTCGTCAATCACGCAGTAGTGTAAATGCAGGTATAAGTCTGGCTAAAGTCCCATGGAAATGTCCATCTAACTATGGTAACATCAATGAAATACCATTCATTCAAGAACTTGTATTAATGCCTCCTTTTATTGTTTATCCCAAAATGAATACGCGTAAAGGTACTTTTAATGAAATAAATTATAATCCTATAGAAAACATTCAATTAGATCTTAATGACTGGTTTTGTTATCCTATCAAAGTTGGTGCGTATCTTGTATTTACTTATTTTCCAAGAGATTTTATGTCTCAAGGGATTACTTTGTGTAATCTATTTGAAACTGCTGCTCCTACAGAATATGAGAACAAAAAACCAGATATGGTCTATGTTTATGCTTTTAATGATCAAGATAGTAAATTAAAAACCGATTTTTTTCATGATAAAAAAAATGATATTATGGTTGGATTTATTAACAAAAGTGATGATATTGATTATTTTGGTTATATGAAAAAAATGCTTCTCACCCTTCATAATGTCAAAGCTCTTGGAAATAAAGAGCTTCCTATACATGGTGCTATGGTAAAAATTACTCTTAAAAATGGTATTAACAAAAATGTCGTTATTATGGGAGATAGTGGAGCTGGAAAATCAGAAAGCTTAGAAGCCTTCCGATCTCTTACTCAAGATTATTTACAAAAAATGGTTATTATTTTTGATGATATGGGAATCTTCAAACTAAATGAAGGTAAGCCTCTTGCTTATGGAACTGAAATTGGTGCTTTTGTTCGTCTTGATGATTTAGATCAAGGTTATGCTTATAAAGAACTCGATAGATCTATTTTTATGAATCCTGATAAAATAAATGCTCGAGTTATTATTCCAGTATCAACTTACGAAGAAATAACCGCAGGTGAACCAGTAGATTATTTCTTATATGCAAATAACTATTCTAATTCTGAGCAAGCTATTACTTTCTTTGATAAAATAGATGATGCCTTAGAGGTATTTATTTCTGGCAAACGGATGGCTAAAGGAACAACATCAGAATCAGGTATTGTAGAATCATTCTTCGCAAATCCTTTTGGTCCTGTACAACGACAAGAAGAAACTCTAACTCTTATTGATGCTTATTTTAAAGATATGTTCAATAAAAAAGTTAAAGTTGGAATGATACATACTAAACTTGGTATTCCTGGACACGAACAAAGTGGTCCTAAAGATGCTGCAAAAAGTTTATTTGAGATGATCTTAAACGAAAAATAA
- a CDS encoding TDT family transporter, with protein sequence MIRLILKKTRRIILKQKLKRYPVALTGIALGISGLGGALATIFGNGILYLCVMIAACLLTIILIKNLLYPQILLEELRHPTASGVVPTFDMALMIIASVVVNINPLLGKILWWIAIILHAICLGFFLKNRIQNFTWDHIIPSWFVPPIGIVTASVTGSQMGFPLVSQSIFYIGFTFYLVMLPMMFYRVIFVNPIEEARLPSFGIMAAPPSLCLAGYLTAFPDPNILIIAVLVGLALCSTSLVYMSMFRIWKIKFSPMYASYTFPLAIGSTAMIKTADYFNTVNHEFYTIFRIISYVELTIAVIVIIYIFIKLHIWVYHNIHKNSE encoded by the coding sequence ATGATCAGACTCATATTAAAAAAGACTAGGAGAATAATTTTGAAACAAAAATTAAAACGGTATCCTGTTGCATTAACAGGAATTGCATTAGGTATCTCTGGTTTAGGAGGTGCTCTTGCTACTATATTTGGTAATGGTATATTGTATTTATGTGTCATGATTGCTGCCTGTCTTTTGACAATTATTCTTATTAAAAATCTACTATATCCTCAGATTTTATTAGAAGAATTGAGGCATCCTACAGCTAGTGGGGTTGTACCAACTTTTGATATGGCATTAATGATTATTGCTTCTGTAGTAGTAAATATTAATCCGTTATTAGGTAAAATATTATGGTGGATAGCTATTATATTACATGCTATTTGTTTAGGATTTTTCTTAAAAAATAGAATTCAGAATTTTACGTGGGATCATATAATTCCAAGTTGGTTTGTCCCTCCTATTGGAATTGTAACAGCATCTGTAACAGGATCTCAGATGGGATTTCCTCTTGTTAGTCAATCTATTTTTTATATAGGTTTTACATTTTATCTAGTAATGTTACCAATGATGTTTTATCGTGTGATTTTTGTTAATCCTATAGAAGAAGCTAGACTCCCTTCTTTTGGAATTATGGCAGCACCACCGAGTTTGTGTTTGGCTGGTTATTTAACAGCTTTTCCAGATCCTAATATTCTTATTATAGCAGTATTAGTTGGATTGGCATTATGCAGCACTAGTTTGGTGTATATGTCTATGTTTAGAATTTGGAAAATTAAATTTTCTCCAATGTATGCTTCATATACATTTCCATTAGCAATAGGGTCTACAGCAATGATCAAAACAGCTGATTATTTTAATACTGTTAATCATGAATTTTATACAATCTTTAGAATAATTTCTTATGTAGAATTAACTATAGCAGTCATTGTTATTATTTATATATTTATTAAACTTCATATATGGGTGTACCATAATATACATAAAAATTCAGAATAG